Proteins encoded together in one Triticum dicoccoides isolate Atlit2015 ecotype Zavitan chromosome 7B, WEW_v2.0, whole genome shotgun sequence window:
- the LOC119335602 gene encoding codeine O-demethylase-like isoform X2, with amino-acid sequence MADESWRLPNSVQQLAASMQEPPSQYLLREQELLDGNLAGAEMPEPVPTIDLGLLSASYDLEEAAKLRSALQTWGFFQVSNHGMEASMMDSVMTASREFFHLSLEEKKKCSNLIDGKYFQVEGYGNDQVRTQDQRLDWSDRLHLRVEPEGGRNLVHWPTHPKSFRDDLHEYALKCKRIKGDVLRAMAKILELDEDCLVNQFNSDAPTFARFNHFPPCPRPDLVLGIKPHADFPALTVLLMDKDVAGLQYLRDGTWYNVPAACDHTLLINIGLTMEIMTNGIFTGPMHRVVTNADKERISVAMFYGVDPEQEIGPIAHLLSEEQPAQYRKMKAKDLLVLHHEHYAGGRGPRIADALKI; translated from the exons ATGGCTGATGAGTCATGGAGGCTGCCGAATTCAGTGCAGCAACTGGCTGCCAGCATGCAAGAACCACCAAGCCAGTACTTGCTCAGAGAGCAAGAACTGCTTGATGGGAACCTTGCTGGTGCCGAGATGCCGGAGCCTGTCCCAACAATCGATCTTGGCCTGCTGTCTGCATCCTACGATCTTGAGGAAGCTGCCAAGCTGCGGTCGGCGCTGCAGACCTGGGGATTCTTCCAG GTTTCGAACCATGGAATGGAGGCCTCTATGATGGATTCTGTGATGACCGCATCAAGGGAATTTTTTCACCTGTCGCTCGAAGAGAAGAAGAAATGCAGCAACCTGATAGATGGCAAGTATTTCCAGGTAGAAGGGTATGGAAATGACCAGGTGAGGACTCAAGATCAGAGATTGGACTGGTCTGATCGACTGCATCTTAGGGTTGAGCCGGAGGGTGGGAGAAACCTTGTCCATTGGCCTACACATCCCAAATCTTTCAG GGATGATCTTCACGAATACGCATTGAAGTGCAAGAGAATCAAAGGCGACGTCCTTCGGGCAATGGCTAAGATTTTGGAGCTTGATGAAGACTGCCTCGTTAATCAGTTTAACAGCGACGCCcccacatttgctagattcaaccACTTCCCTCCGTGTCCAAGACCCGATCTTGTCCTGGGCATCAAGCCTCATGCAGATTTCCCTGCTCTCACGGTTCTCCTCATGGACAAAGATGTCGCGGGGCTGCAATATCTTAGAGATGGAACCTGGTACAATGTTCCAGCTGCGTGTGACCACACCTTGCTGATCAACATTGGTCTTACAATGGAG ATAATGACCAACGGGATCTTCACGGGGCCAATGCATAGAGTTGTGACTAATGCCGATAAAGAGAGGATATCAGTGGCCATGTTCTATGGTGTGGACCCCGAGCAAGAGATTGGGCCGATAGCTCATCTGTTAAGTGAGGAGCAACCGGCACAGTACAGGAAAATGAAGGCCAAGGACTTGTTAGTGTTGCACCATGAACATTATGCTGGAGGCCGAGGACCAAGAATTGCCGATGCACTGAAGATCTAA
- the LOC119335602 gene encoding codeine O-demethylase-like isoform X1, producing MADESWRLPNSVQQLAASMQEPPSQYLLREQELLDGNLAGAEMPEPVPTIDLGLLSASYDLEEAAKLRSALQTWGFFQVSNHGMEASMMDSVMTASREFFHLSLEEKKKCSNLIDGKYFQVEGYGNDQVRTQDQRLDWSDRLHLRVEPEGGRNLVHWPTHPKSFRDDLHEYALKCKRIKGDVLRAMAKILELDEDCLVNQFNSDAPTFARFNHFPPCPRPDLVLGIKPHADFPALTVLLMDKDVAGLQYLRDGTWYNVPAACDHTLLINIGLTMEVTISEPQIMTNGIFTGPMHRVVTNADKERISVAMFYGVDPEQEIGPIAHLLSEEQPAQYRKMKAKDLLVLHHEHYAGGRGPRIADALKI from the exons ATGGCTGATGAGTCATGGAGGCTGCCGAATTCAGTGCAGCAACTGGCTGCCAGCATGCAAGAACCACCAAGCCAGTACTTGCTCAGAGAGCAAGAACTGCTTGATGGGAACCTTGCTGGTGCCGAGATGCCGGAGCCTGTCCCAACAATCGATCTTGGCCTGCTGTCTGCATCCTACGATCTTGAGGAAGCTGCCAAGCTGCGGTCGGCGCTGCAGACCTGGGGATTCTTCCAG GTTTCGAACCATGGAATGGAGGCCTCTATGATGGATTCTGTGATGACCGCATCAAGGGAATTTTTTCACCTGTCGCTCGAAGAGAAGAAGAAATGCAGCAACCTGATAGATGGCAAGTATTTCCAGGTAGAAGGGTATGGAAATGACCAGGTGAGGACTCAAGATCAGAGATTGGACTGGTCTGATCGACTGCATCTTAGGGTTGAGCCGGAGGGTGGGAGAAACCTTGTCCATTGGCCTACACATCCCAAATCTTTCAG GGATGATCTTCACGAATACGCATTGAAGTGCAAGAGAATCAAAGGCGACGTCCTTCGGGCAATGGCTAAGATTTTGGAGCTTGATGAAGACTGCCTCGTTAATCAGTTTAACAGCGACGCCcccacatttgctagattcaaccACTTCCCTCCGTGTCCAAGACCCGATCTTGTCCTGGGCATCAAGCCTCATGCAGATTTCCCTGCTCTCACGGTTCTCCTCATGGACAAAGATGTCGCGGGGCTGCAATATCTTAGAGATGGAACCTGGTACAATGTTCCAGCTGCGTGTGACCACACCTTGCTGATCAACATTGGTCTTACAATGGAGGTGACCATCTCTGAACCTCAA ATAATGACCAACGGGATCTTCACGGGGCCAATGCATAGAGTTGTGACTAATGCCGATAAAGAGAGGATATCAGTGGCCATGTTCTATGGTGTGGACCCCGAGCAAGAGATTGGGCCGATAGCTCATCTGTTAAGTGAGGAGCAACCGGCACAGTACAGGAAAATGAAGGCCAAGGACTTGTTAGTGTTGCACCATGAACATTATGCTGGAGGCCGAGGACCAAGAATTGCCGATGCACTGAAGATCTAA
- the LOC119335603 gene encoding protein SRG1-like, whose amino-acid sequence MADAEPWKTVKIPPIVQELATGMQEPPSRYVIAEQNRPTAAGFEMPDPIPIIDLSRLSANCADEVAKLRSALEKWGLFLAVGHGMEQSFLGEVMGVAREFFKLPLEEKQKYSNLVNGNEVRIEGYGNDMVVSEKQILDWCDRLYIIVEPENRRIYSLWPTQPPSFRDILSEYTVRCRKIANLFLQNLAKLLDLHEDYFVNMFDENALTYARLNYYPNCLKPDHVFGMKPHTDASVITIVFIDDNVSGLQLQKDGVWYNVPIVPNTLLVNVGDVMEIMSNGFFKSPIHRVVTNVEKERLSLVMFYTMNPEKEIEPLSELVDEKRPRRYRKTTTNDYIAKLFETFARGTLAIDTVKI is encoded by the exons ATGGCTGATGCAGAACCATGGAAGACAGTCAAGATACCCCCGATCGTGCAGGAGCTGGCGACCGGCATGCAGGAGCCACCGAGCCGGTATGTGATCGCTGAGCAGAACCGGCCCACCGCGGCTGGTTTTGAGATGCCCGATCCCATACCCATCATCGATCTCAGCCGACTGTCTGCCAACTGTGCTGATGAGGTTGCCAAGCTGCGGTCCGCCTTGGAGAAGTGGGGTCTGTTCCTG GCTGTTGGCCATGGAATGGAGCAAAGTTTTCTTGGTGAGGTGATGGGAGTGGCTAGGGAATTCTTCAAGCTCCCACTGGAAGAGAAGCAGAAGTATTCGAACTTGGTGAACGGCAATGAAGTCAGGATCGAAGGTTACGGGAACGACATGGTCGTGTCAGAGAAGCAAATCCTGGACTGGTGTGACCGCCTCTACATCATAGTGGAACCTGAGAATCGAAGAATCTACAGCTTGTGGCCAACACAGCCTCCATCGTTCAG AGATATTCTGAGTGAGTACACAGTCAGGTGCCGTAAGATCGCCAATCTTTTCCTCCAGAACCTGGCCAAGCTACTAGATTTACACGAGGACTACTTCGTCAACATGTTCGACGAGAATGCCTTGACATACGCCAGGTTAAACTACTACCCTAACTGTCTGAAGCCGGACCACGTCTTCGGCATGAAGCCCCACACCGATGCCTCGGTGATCACAATCGTCTTCATCGATGATAATGTCAGCGGGCTCCAGCTTCAGAAAGATGGCGTCTGGTACAACGTACCCATTGTTCCGAATACATTACTCGTGAACGTGGGAGATGTAATGGAG ATAATGAGCAATGGATTCTTCAAGAGCCCGATTCACAGGGTTGTGACCAATGTGGAGAAAGAGCGGCTATCTTTGGTGATGTTCTACACGATGAACCCGGAGAAGGAGATTGAGCCACTGTCAGAGCTGGTGGATGAGAAAAGACCGAGGCGGTACAGGAAGACAACAACTAATGACTACATAGCAAAACTCTTCGAAACTTTTGCTAGGGGGACACTAGCTATCGACACAGTGAAGATCTGA